The DNA window CACCGTCCAGCTCTGGGCTTACCCGATGCGTCCAGGCTTTCGGGCGGGCGTGCCGAACTTTCGCCCGGCGGGAGAGAAAGTCGCCCCGGAGCCGATCACCGCCGGCCGCCGGGCCGGCCGAGGCGGGCGGGTCAGATCGCCCGGTCCACGGTGCGGGCGGCGAGATCGGCCAGCGCCTTGCGAGCGGCGGGGGCGAGCGGGGCGTCGGACAGGACGCGCAGGGCCACCTCGGCGCGTACCCGGATCATCCGCTCGATCTCCTTCCGGGCGCCGGTGGCCTCGATGATGGCGCGCAACTCGGCCGCGCCGTCGGCGTCCAGGGACGGGTTGCCGAACAGCTCCCGCAGCCGGGCGGTCTGCGCCCGGTCCGCCGCCGCCCTCGCCAGCGCCATCATCACCGTCGGCTTGCCCTCGCGCAGGTCGTCGAGGACGGACTTGCCGGTGACGTTCGGGTCGCCGAAGACGCCGAGCACGTCGTCGCGGAGCTGGAACGCGTCCCCGAGCGGATCGCCGAACTCGGCCAGCGCCGCCAGCAGCTCGGCCGACGCGCCGGCCAGGGCCGCGCCGATCTGCAGCGGCCTGGTCACCGTGTACCGGGCGGCCTTGAGCCGGATCACGGTGAGCGCGCTGGCCACCGACCCGTCGCCGACCCCGGACACCAGGTCCAGGTACTCCCCCGCGATCACCTCCGTGCGCATCAGGGCGAACACCGCGTACCCCCGGTGCACCTCGTCCTGGCTCAGCCCGCACTCGTGGAACATCTGGTCCGACCAGGCCGCGCAGAGGTCCCCGCAGAGCAGCGCGGTGTTCCGCCCGTACGCCTCGGGGTCGCCCCGCCAGGCGGAGCGGGCGTGCAGGTCGGCGAAGAACCGGTGCACCGTGGGCGCGCCCCGCCGCTGGTCGCTGCGGTCGAGGATGTCGTCGTGGATCAGGGCGAAGGCGTGGAACAGCTCCAGCGCCGCCGAGGCGATCACGATGGGCGTGCCGTCCCCGCCGGCGTCGTCCCCGCCGGCGCCCCGCCAGCCCCAGTAGCAGAACTGCGGGCGCAGCCGCTTGCCGCCGGCCAGGACGAACCGGTGCAGCGCGGTGAACACCCCCCGGGGCGTCCCGTCCGGCCACTGCGCCGCCTGCCGGTCGAGGAAGGCGGCCAGCTCGGCGTCGACCCGGGTACGCAGGCCGCTCGCGTCGGTGGGTGTGACCGTCGCGGTCATTCGTCCTCCCTGGTCACTCCGTCGCCACGATAGCGTCTGCCCGACGGGCGGTCGCACCGGCGGGCGGGGTCGCGCCCGGCTGCCCGGCGGACGGGGTCGCGCCCGGCTGTCCGCCCGGCTGCGGCGCCAGGCCGGCCAGCTCCAGCAGCAGCGCCTTCACCTCGGTGGCGGCCACCGCGTCCCGCGCCGGGCCCGGGTCGGAGCAGAGCAGCACGGGGGCGTCGGCCGGGTCGGCCGGCAGCCGACCGTGCGACCCGCGCACCGCCCGCGCGCCCGCGTCCAGCCCCACGACGCTCATCAGGTACCGCATGCCCAGCTTCTTGCGGGCCAGCGCCACGGCGGCCCCCCGCTTCGCCGCGCCGGGGGCGGCCGGGTCGAAGAACAGCTCCGCCGGATCGTACCCGGGCTTGCGGTGGATCTCGACGAGGCGGGCGAAGTCCGGGGCGCGGGCGTCGTCGAGCCAGTAGTAGTACGTGAACCAGGCGTCCGGCTCGGCCACCAGCACCAGTTCGCCGGCGCGCTCGTGGTCCAGCCCGTGCGCCGCCTTGCCGTCGGCGTCCAGCACCTCGGCCACCCCGGGCAGCCCCGCGCACAGCTTCGCCACCGCCGGCACGTCGGCCGGGTTGCGTACGTAGACGTGGGCCACCTGGTGGTCGGCGACCGCGAACGCGCGGGACGTCCACGGGTCCAGGTACTCCATGCCGTCCTGGGTGTGCACCCGCAGCAGCCCCTCGGCGCGCAGCAGCCGGTTGACGTCCACCGGACGGGAGACGTCGGTGATGCTGTACTCGGACAGCGCGACGACCGTGGCGTCGGCGGCGCGGGCGGCGTCCAGCAGCGGCCCGAGCACCGCGTCCAGCTCGGCCGCCGCGGCGGCGGCCCGTGGCGAGGACGGCCCGAAGCGTTGCAGGTCGTAGTCCAGGTGCGGGACGTAGACCAGGGTGAGGTCCGGGGCGTGGTCGGCGACGATCGCCACCGTGTAGCCGGGCTCGACGCGGCGGGCCGCCTGCCACAGCTTCTCCCGCCGACCAGGGCGTTGTGCTGCCGCCAGAGCAACACCTCGCCGAGGTCGCGGAAGTACCAGCCGTTGCCGACGATCCCGTGCCCGCTCGGCGGCTCCCCGGTGAGGAACGTGGACTGCACGGAGCAGGTCACCGCCGGCAGCACCGTGCCGAGGGAGGCGGTGAACCCGCCCTCGGCCACCGCGCGCAGCCGGGGCATGTGTTCCAGCAGGCGCGGGGTCAGCCCGACCAGGTCCAGCACCACCAGTCGTCTACTCATGCCGCTGCCTCGCTTCGCTCGGCATCGCCATGAGACACCAACGCACTGTGCCGATGATTCACTCGCTGACGCTCGCTCATGCCGGTACTCCCGTTCCGAGCGGCGCGAGGCCGATTGCGATCAACTCGTCGCGGGCGAAGGCCAGCTCCGCCGCGATCCCGGCGGCCAGCTCCGCGTCGGTGCGGGGCCGCCGCGCCTCCGGCAGCACCCCCCACGTGTACGTCTCGACGTCCAGGTGGTCGCAACCGGCGACCGGACCGGCGAACAGCGCGGCCAGCGCGGCGCGCAGCACCGGCAGCGTGGCGGTCAGCGGCGGCTCGGGCGGGGCGTGCAGCGGCACGTGGTAGTGCACCCGCAGCGGGCCGGGCAGCCCGGCGTCCAGCGCCGCGTCCAGGTCGTCGGCGGCGTGCGCCGGGTCGGCCGGGTCGGCGGCGTGCGCGCAGCCGGCGCCCCGGGCCTGGTGCAGGAAGCGCGGCTCCACCCAGCGGCGCAGCGCGTCCGTCGCCCCGGCGGGGGCCTCGATGGCGGCGGAGACCTGCACCTTCACCACGGGCAGGCCGGCGGCGGACAGCCGGGCCAGCGCGGCGGCGGGCTCCTCCCAGGCGCAGGCCAGGTGCGCCAGGTCCAGGCAGATCCCGAGCCGGCCCGGGTCGGCCCCGCCCAGCAGGGCGGCGGCCTGGGCGGTGCTCTCCACCGCGCAGCCCGGCTCCGGCTCGAACCCGACCCGGACCGTGCGGCCCGTGTCCCGCTCGACGCCGGCCAGCCCGGCGGCCAGCTCGTCCAGCCGCCGCCGCGCCGCGTCGGCCCGGCCGGCGTCCCACGGGTCGCGCCAGGCCAGCGGCAGGGTGGAGACCGAGCCGCGGGCCGCGTCGTCGGGCAGCAGGTCGGCCAGCACCCGGGCCAGGTCCAGGGTGTACGCCAGCCGCTGCGGCGTCGTCCAGTCGGGGTGGTACACGGCGTGCTTGACCACCGGGGCCTGGAACGCGGCGTACGGGAAGCCGTTGAGCGTCACCACCTCCAGCCCGCGCGCGGTCAGCTCGGCGCGCAGCCCGCGGCGCAGCGCCGGGTCGGCGGCGAGCGCGGCGGCCATCGGGGCGGCCAGCCACAGGCCGAGCCCGAGCAGGTCGCCGCCGAGGGCCCGGCGCACCGGCACCGCGTACGTGTCCAGCTGGGCGAGGATGCCGGCGAGGTTCTCGGCGGGGTGGACGTTGGTGCAGTAGCCGAGGTGGACGGTCTGGCCGCCGGCGTGGCGCAGCCGCATCAGCTGCCGCCGCGCAGGATCGAGTTGCCCTCGTAGGTGCCGCCGACGGTCGCCTCGGCGTCGACCACGCCCGTCAGGTCGAGGCGGCCGGACTGGCCGTAGAACTCGACGGGGTTGCGCCACAGCACCCGGTCGACGTCGTCGTCGGTGAAGCCGGCGAGCAGCATCGCCTCGCCGGTGGCCCGGGTGAGCAGCGGGTCGGAGCGCCCCCAGTCGGCCGCCGAATTCACCAGCATCCGCTCGGTCCCGTACGCCCTGAGCAGCTCGACCATGCGCGGCGGGGACATCTTGGTGTCGGGGTAGATGGAGAAGCCCAGCCAGCAGCCGGTGTCCCGGACCAGCTGCACGGTGACCTCGTTGAGGTGGTCGAGCACCACCCGCCCCGGCTCGATGCCCGACTCGGCGACCACGGCCAGGCTGCGCTCGACGCCCCGGGCCTTGTCCCGGTGCGGGGTGTGCACCAGCGCCGGCAGGTCGTGCGCGACGGCCAGGGCGAGCTGGGCGGCGAACGCCTCGTCCTCCTCCGGCGTCATCGAGTCGTACCCGATCTCGCCGACCGCCACCACGCCGTCCTTGTCCAGGTACCGGGGCAGCAGGTCGAGCACCGGGCGGCAGCGGGGGTCGTTGGCCTCCTTGGGGTTCAGCGCGATCGTGGCATGATGCCGGACGCCGAACTGCCCGGCCCGGAACGGCTCCCAGCCGATCAACGAGTCGAAGTAGTCGGTGAAGCTGGCCGGGCTGGTGCGCGGCTGGCCGAGCCAGAACGCCGGCTCGACGATCGCCTTCACCCCGGCGGCGGCCATCCGCTCGTAGTCGTCGGTGGTGCGGGACGTCATGTGGATGTGCGGGTCGAAGATGCGCATGTCACGCCTTTCCGGTGGCGGGGCGGGCGGCCGGGCCGGCGCCGCCGGGTCGCCGGCGCCGGCGGCGAGCCGGTCGAGCAGGGCGGCGGCGTCGGCAGGGATGTCGCGGCCGGCGGCGTGGCGCTCGGCCGCCAGGCCGGCGAGCATCGCCGCCAGCTCCCCGTCGGCCCGCGCGTCCAGCTCGTGCACGGCGGCCAGCGGGACGCCGGTGAAGACGC is part of the Micromonospora olivasterospora genome and encodes:
- a CDS encoding polyprenyl synthetase family protein; translation: MTATVTPTDASGLRTRVDAELAAFLDRQAAQWPDGTPRGVFTALHRFVLAGGKRLRPQFCYWGWRGAGGDDAGGDGTPIVIASAALELFHAFALIHDDILDRSDQRRGAPTVHRFFADLHARSAWRGDPEAYGRNTALLCGDLCAAWSDQMFHECGLSQDEVHRGYAVFALMRTEVIAGEYLDLVSGVGDGSVASALTVIRLKAARYTVTRPLQIGAALAGASAELLAALAEFGDPLGDAFQLRDDVLGVFGDPNVTGKSVLDDLREGKPTVMMALARAAADRAQTARLRELFGNPSLDADGAAELRAIIEATGARKEIERMIRVRAEVALRVLSDAPLAPAARKALADLAARTVDRAI
- a CDS encoding alkaline phosphatase family protein, encoding MAIVADHAPDLTLVYVPHLDYDLQRFGPSSPRAAAAAAELDAVLGPLLDAARAADATVVALSEYSITDVSRPVDVNRLLRAEGLLRVHTQDGMEYLDPWTSRAFAVADHQVAHVYVRNPADVPAVAKLCAGLPGVAEVLDADGKAAHGLDHERAGELVLVAEPDAWFTYYYWLDDARAPDFARLVEIHRKPGYDPAELFFDPAAPGAAKRGAAVALARKKLGMRYLMSVVGLDAGARAVRGSHGRLPADPADAPVLLCSDPGPARDAVAATEVKALLLELAGLAPQPGGQPGATPSAGQPGATPPAGATARRADAIVATE
- the eboE gene encoding metabolite traffic protein EboE; this encodes MRLRHAGGQTVHLGYCTNVHPAENLAGILAQLDTYAVPVRRALGGDLLGLGLWLAAPMAAALAADPALRRGLRAELTARGLEVVTLNGFPYAAFQAPVVKHAVYHPDWTTPQRLAYTLDLARVLADLLPDDAARGSVSTLPLAWRDPWDAGRADAARRRLDELAAGLAGVERDTGRTVRVGFEPEPGCAVESTAQAAALLGGADPGRLGICLDLAHLACAWEEPAAALARLSAAGLPVVKVQVSAAIEAPAGATDALRRWVEPRFLHQARGAGCAHAADPADPAHAADDLDAALDAGLPGPLRVHYHVPLHAPPEPPLTATLPVLRAALAALFAGPVAGCDHLDVETYTWGVLPEARRPRTDAELAAGIAAELAFARDELIAIGLAPLGTGVPA
- a CDS encoding TatD family hydrolase, with the translated sequence MRIFDPHIHMTSRTTDDYERMAAAGVKAIVEPAFWLGQPRTSPASFTDYFDSLIGWEPFRAGQFGVRHHATIALNPKEANDPRCRPVLDLLPRYLDKDGVVAVGEIGYDSMTPEEDEAFAAQLALAVAHDLPALVHTPHRDKARGVERSLAVVAESGIEPGRVVLDHLNEVTVQLVRDTGCWLGFSIYPDTKMSPPRMVELLRAYGTERMLVNSAADWGRSDPLLTRATGEAMLLAGFTDDDVDRVLWRNPVEFYGQSGRLDLTGVVDAEATVGGTYEGNSILRGGS